A single genomic interval of Oncorhynchus mykiss isolate Arlee chromosome 13, USDA_OmykA_1.1, whole genome shotgun sequence harbors:
- the LOC110486629 gene encoding gastrula zinc finger protein XlCGF57.1 isoform X2, producing the protein MDRDRASPSPSNLPESPGHNSPGSSLLLGLKRVSVRLVDCRKTAGQSGTVREGHEEEGDLISSRDSPPLSGRDLSSGELQQQHVADEAEKSVSQSEHLKHQHRRTGKKSHHSCSDCGKSFTTRRSFIIHLRIHTGEKPYHCYQCGKSFNQSGNLTTHQLTHTGVKPYSCDQCGKSFARSGQLTTHRVTHTGEKPYSCGQCGKSFNQAGNLTAHQLTHTGEKPYSCDQCGKSFNHSGNLTAHQVTHTGEKPYSCDQCGKRFAHASNLTRHQLTHTEEKPYSCDQCGKRFAQASNLTRHQVTHTEEKPYSCDQCGKRFATYYTFKYHLRIHTGEKPYPCLDCGKNFASAGSLTIHQSVHTGEKPYSCHQCGKSFAVANTLIIHQRIHTGEKPYSCNLCGKSFAVVSTLNKHQRIHTGEKPYSCDQCGKSFALSDKLTIHQRTHTGERPYSCDQCGKSFARASTLNSHQRTHTGEKPYSCDQCGKSFAELGTLNSHQRTHTGEKPYVCLCGKSFSLLGQIKKHQKSKTCHISSPSYTRQWL; encoded by the exons GACAGAGCTAGTCCGTCCCCCTCCAACCTGCCAGAGTCCCCTGGTCACAACTCTCCTGGTAGCTCCTTACTGCTGGGTCTGAAGAGGGTGTCTGTGCGGCTGGTCGACTGCAGGAAAACAGCAGGgcagagtggaactgtgagagaagGACACGAGGAGGAGGGAGATTTGATTTCATCAA GGGACTCTCCTCCACTCAGTGGGAGGGACTTATCATCTGGGGAGCTTCAACAACAACATgttgctgacgaggcagagaagagtgtCTCCCAATCAGAACACCTCAAACACCAGCACAGACGTACAGGGAAGAAATCTCACCacagctgctctgactgtgggaagagtttcactaCACGGAGATCCTTCATAATTCACCTGCGTATTCAcaccggagagaagccttatcactgttatcagtgtgggaagagcttcaatcagTCAGGCAACCTGACAACACACCAGCTAACACATACTGGagtgaagccttatagctgtgatcagtgtgggaagagctttgctcgGTCTGGACAGCTGACTACACACCGggtaacacacactggagagaagccttatagctgtggtcagtgtggaaagagctttaATCAGGCAGGCAACCTGACAGCACACCAGCTaacacacacgggagagaagccttacagctgtgatcagtgtgggaagagcttcaatcacTCAGGCAACCTGACAgcacaccaggtaacacacactggagagaagccttatagctgtgatcaatgtgggaagaggttTGCTCACGCTTCCAACCTAACTAGACACCAgttaacacacacagaagagaagccttacagctgtgatcaatgtgggaagaggttTGCTCAAGCTTCCAACCTAACTagacaccaggtaacacacactgaaGAAAAGCCAtacagctgtgatcaatgtgggaagaggttTGCTACATATTACACCTTCAAATATCATCTGAGAattcatacaggggagaagccttacccctGCCTTGATTGTGGGAAAAACTTTGCGAGTGCAGGATCCCTAACCATACACCAGAgtgtacacacaggagagaagccttatagctgtcatcagtgtgggaagagctttgctgtaGCTAACACCCTGATTATACACCAGCGcattcacactggagagaagccataTAGCTGTAATCtgtgtggaaagagctttgctgTGGTTTCCACCTTGAATAAACATCAGCgcatacacactggagagaagccatatagctgtgatcagtgtgggaagagctttgctctATCAGATAAACTAACtatacaccagcgaacacacacaggagagaggccttatagctgtgatcagtgtggaaagagctttgctcGAGCTTCCACCCTGAAttcacaccagcgaacacacactggagagaagccttatagctgtgatcagtgtggaaagagctttgctgAGTTAGGGACCCTGAAttcacaccagcgaacacacactggagagaaaccctatgtctgtctatgtggaaagagtttttctCTTTTAGGGCAAATTAAAAAACACCAGAAATCAAAAACGTGCCATATTTCATCTCCATCCTATACCCGACAGTGGTTATAG
- the LOC110486629 gene encoding gastrula zinc finger protein XlCGF57.1 isoform X4 has product MDRASPSPSNLPESPGHNSPGSSLLLGLKRVSVRLVDCRKTAGQSGTVREGHEEEGDLISSRDSPPLSGRDLSSGELQQQHVADEAEKSVSQSEHLKHQHRRTGKKSHHSCSDCGKSFTTRRSFIIHLRIHTGEKPYHCYQCGKSFNQSGNLTTHQLTHTGVKPYSCDQCGKSFARSGQLTTHRVTHTGEKPYSCGQCGKSFNQAGNLTAHQLTHTGEKPYSCDQCGKSFNHSGNLTAHQVTHTGEKPYSCDQCGKRFAHASNLTRHQLTHTEEKPYSCDQCGKRFAQASNLTRHQVTHTEEKPYSCDQCGKRFATYYTFKYHLRIHTGEKPYPCLDCGKNFASAGSLTIHQSVHTGEKPYSCHQCGKSFAVANTLIIHQRIHTGEKPYSCNLCGKSFAVVSTLNKHQRIHTGEKPYSCDQCGKSFALSDKLTIHQRTHTGERPYSCDQCGKSFARASTLNSHQRTHTGEKPYSCDQCGKSFAELGTLNSHQRTHTGEKPYVCLCGKSFSLLGQIKKHQKSKTCHISSPSYTRQWL; this is encoded by the exons GACAGAGCTAGTCCGTCCCCCTCCAACCTGCCAGAGTCCCCTGGTCACAACTCTCCTGGTAGCTCCTTACTGCTGGGTCTGAAGAGGGTGTCTGTGCGGCTGGTCGACTGCAGGAAAACAGCAGGgcagagtggaactgtgagagaagGACACGAGGAGGAGGGAGATTTGATTTCATCAA GGGACTCTCCTCCACTCAGTGGGAGGGACTTATCATCTGGGGAGCTTCAACAACAACATgttgctgacgaggcagagaagagtgtCTCCCAATCAGAACACCTCAAACACCAGCACAGACGTACAGGGAAGAAATCTCACCacagctgctctgactgtgggaagagtttcactaCACGGAGATCCTTCATAATTCACCTGCGTATTCAcaccggagagaagccttatcactgttatcagtgtgggaagagcttcaatcagTCAGGCAACCTGACAACACACCAGCTAACACATACTGGagtgaagccttatagctgtgatcagtgtgggaagagctttgctcgGTCTGGACAGCTGACTACACACCGggtaacacacactggagagaagccttatagctgtggtcagtgtggaaagagctttaATCAGGCAGGCAACCTGACAGCACACCAGCTaacacacacgggagagaagccttacagctgtgatcagtgtgggaagagcttcaatcacTCAGGCAACCTGACAgcacaccaggtaacacacactggagagaagccttatagctgtgatcaatgtgggaagaggttTGCTCACGCTTCCAACCTAACTAGACACCAgttaacacacacagaagagaagccttacagctgtgatcaatgtgggaagaggttTGCTCAAGCTTCCAACCTAACTagacaccaggtaacacacactgaaGAAAAGCCAtacagctgtgatcaatgtgggaagaggttTGCTACATATTACACCTTCAAATATCATCTGAGAattcatacaggggagaagccttacccctGCCTTGATTGTGGGAAAAACTTTGCGAGTGCAGGATCCCTAACCATACACCAGAgtgtacacacaggagagaagccttatagctgtcatcagtgtgggaagagctttgctgtaGCTAACACCCTGATTATACACCAGCGcattcacactggagagaagccataTAGCTGTAATCtgtgtggaaagagctttgctgTGGTTTCCACCTTGAATAAACATCAGCgcatacacactggagagaagccatatagctgtgatcagtgtgggaagagctttgctctATCAGATAAACTAACtatacaccagcgaacacacacaggagagaggccttatagctgtgatcagtgtggaaagagctttgctcGAGCTTCCACCCTGAAttcacaccagcgaacacacactggagagaagccttatagctgtgatcagtgtggaaagagctttgctgAGTTAGGGACCCTGAAttcacaccagcgaacacacactggagagaaaccctatgtctgtctatgtggaaagagtttttctCTTTTAGGGCAAATTAAAAAACACCAGAAATCAAAAACGTGCCATATTTCATCTCCATCCTATACCCGACAGTGGTTATAG